From the genome of Blautia hydrogenotrophica DSM 10507:
TGTCTTAATCCTGTTTTTCAGAACCGTATAGATTAACGTTCCCAGCGTAATGGCAATCAGAACAATGGCCTGTACCATCCCCACCAGATTTTCGTCTCCGACGGCATCCTTCAATCCCTGGAACATGGCTTTTCCCGCCACGCCTCCTGCGGCCGCTCCCACAGCCAAAGCAGTGGCAATCTTCACATTCAGCTTCACCTTACCAGCACGCAGGTTCTTATAGACCGATACGATGGACATCGCCAGCACAGTGCAGCCGGACAGAAAACTGATGCTTGACACACTCATAATTCCCACCGCGTCCAGCACCGGCTTGATAATCACCCCTCCGCCGATTCCACAGATGGAGCCTACAATGGAAGAGAGGATGCTCACCAGAAAAAATACCAAAATGATTACGTTCATCTTCTACCTCCCTCGACTCCCAGCCGATTGATCTGCGCCGCCATATACCCGGCTCCAAATCCATTGTCGATATTCACCACGGCCAGCCCCTCCGCACAGGAGTTCAGCATCGTAAGCAGAGCAGAGATTCCATGAAGATTCGCTCCGTACCCCACCGAAGTGGGAACTGCGATCACGGGCCGCTCCACCAATCCGGCCACGACACTTCCCAAAGCCCCTTCCATACCGGCGATGGCGACTACACAGTTGGCTCTTCGTATCTCTTCGGTTTTCTCCAGCAGTCTGTGAATTCCCGCCACCCCCACGTCATAAATACGGTTTACATAGGTCCCGAAGAATTCTGCCGTCTGCGCCGCTTCCTCTGCCACCGGGATATCTGAAGTTCCCGCTGTACAGACTGCAACCTCTCCTGTCAGCTGCGGCTTCTCATACTGAAGCTTCAGAGTTCTCCCTAGGGAATCATACAAAACTTCCGGCACAGCCGCCTTTACCGCTTGGTACTGTTCCTGTGACGCCCTCGTCCCCAGCACGTTTTCTCTCCTGGCCTGAAAGCTTTGGTAGATCTTGACCAAATGCTCCGTAGCCTTTCCCTCGCAGTAAATAACCTCTCCGAATCCATTTCTCAGTGCTCTGTGATGATCTAACCGACAAAAGCCCAAATTCTGATATGGTAGTTCCTTTAAGTACTGCTCTGCCTCCTCGATATTCACACTTTGGTTTTTCACACCCTCTAACAATTCCCGTACATCCATTGATAAATTCCTCCTTTCCTCAGTATACCCTCTGTCAGCCAAATACTCAACCTTAAAGTGAACACCTATAACAATCGGATAAGCTTATCGTATAAACCCTCATGCCGCCTATCGGCGGCACTTCCAAAAAGTATAAGCTGCGGATTGCTTCGTGCATTACACTCCCGCAATCCTGACAGGCATTCGCACTCCGGCGCATACGCCTGCGCACTCATACCTGTTGCCCCGTCCAATGTCTATGCGTCTCGGCAAGCTTACCAGCCGTTGTCCGGGAGCTTATACAGTAAAAGGACAGACTCTTTTTGAGAGTCCGTCCTTTTGCCGCGGGCGGCCGTTGTTATCCCATGCAAGGATGACAGTGTCCATAGGCATCCATGCAGTCTTCCTCAGGATTTTTCATACACAAATGAACAGATGCTTTTTTAAAAGTCATCGGCAAAGCCAGGATATTTGGCTCCTGTCCCACGAATTTCTTCTTTGCATCCTCGAGCGCTTCCTCAAAGGTGGCTCTGGTCTTTAAGCCCATACCTCTGGCGTAGCCCGGCTCCTGTGCTCCTACTATATAAATAGCGCTGGTATTCATCTCCGCGATATGTCCGCAGGAAATCATACTGAAGCCGTGGAAAGGATGAAATGCGTTGGTAAAGCGGTATTTTCTGATATACTCTTTGTTAGTCGCAAAGTATTCTCCGTACCGATTCATATCCGGCAGTGTGTTCATGTAATCATGCTGGAACAGCTCATACATCTCTCTTAAATACGGCCATCTCTCATCGTGAAAGAATCCATTGCACAGGGAAGAACAGAGAATCACACAATTCTCACTCATGACGCGTTTGAATCGAAGTACCTGTGCGCTCAAAGCCTGCATCATCATAATCGGATTGGTACCCATGCCATCCCCGTAGTGGAATTTCTGAGGCATTCCAAATACCAAGACATCGTATTTCTTTTCTGCCCAGTGTACATAGGTTCTCTTATCCGCCACTTTCCAGCTCAGAGGCATCATCTCTTTCGCATAGCCGGAAAAGATGGCGATCTGGCGAGAATTGGTATCTAAGACTGCGTCACAGCAGAAGAAGGGGTGTCCCATTTTCTTCTCCATGTGCATACTGATCTCATCAAATTTATGACGCATCAGACTGCCTCCGTTTACCGGGGTGAAATCCTTTCTGTGCATGACAGAAGGTACGTGGTGGCTGGCAATACTTTTCCAGTTTGTGATTCCTGTTGCACTGTGCTTGTAACCTCCCGAGTAGCCTCCATAAGGATTTCCCTGAACATGGCCGATTAAGATCGGCAGATCGCTGTCATAGACAAACTTATTCATGTAGACAGGATCTCCTCTGTCCGTCACTCCCAGGTCTACCATATGCTCCTGGTCTTCGCTGTCATGGCTGATAATCTGTCCCGTGTGCCAGAACTCATCGTAAAGTTTCTGCCCAAAAAGCGCTTTGGCGTCTGCCTCTGTGCTTCTCGGATGCAGACCATTAGAAATGATAAACAGAATGTCCTTTTTCTCGACCCCTGCTCCATATAGCTCTTCCAGAATGTATGCAATGCTCAGCTTTCTGTGGCTAGTGGGTTGTTCTCCGCCTTTTACACGATCCGGCACAATAATGGTGACTGTCGTTCCCTTGTGAGCCAGCTCAGACAGTCTCGGCATTCCAATGGGATTTGCCATGCTTTCCAGATACGCTTCTTTTAATTTGTCTTCTGGAATATAAGCCGGGTCTTTCACCGTCTCTCCCGGAATAAAAATATCGGTACTGTCCGGAAGTTCCGCCTGCATCGTTCCATGTCCATATTCGAATTCTAATCTCATCGCTATTCTCCTTTTACATTAAATATAAATCCAGGATTTCCAGATATTCCTCCGGGTAAAAGCCAATCTCCCCCTGGAATCTGGTGAGCGCGATCAAGCCCCCGTCAATCTCAGGGATAGAAG
Proteins encoded in this window:
- a CDS encoding sulfite exporter TauE/SafE family protein; this translates as MNVIILVFFLVSILSSIVGSICGIGGGVIIKPVLDAVGIMSVSSISFLSGCTVLAMSIVSVYKNLRAGKVKLNVKIATALAVGAAAGGVAGKAMFQGLKDAVGDENLVGMVQAIVLIAITLGTLIYTVLKNRIKTKQCDQIWLCLVIGLLLGIMSSFLGIGGGPINLVVLAYFFSMSTKEAALSSLYIIMFSQITSLIQTLGTGTVPEVKISYFLVMVIGGIAGGMIGSKVNKKIDEENVNKLFIGLMAVIIGINIYNAVKFGIA
- the larB gene encoding nickel pincer cofactor biosynthesis protein LarB, with amino-acid sequence MDVRELLEGVKNQSVNIEEAEQYLKELPYQNLGFCRLDHHRALRNGFGEVIYCEGKATEHLVKIYQSFQARRENVLGTRASQEQYQAVKAAVPEVLYDSLGRTLKLQYEKPQLTGEVAVCTAGTSDIPVAEEAAQTAEFFGTYVNRIYDVGVAGIHRLLEKTEEIRRANCVVAIAGMEGALGSVVAGLVERPVIAVPTSVGYGANLHGISALLTMLNSCAEGLAVVNIDNGFGAGYMAAQINRLGVEGGRR
- a CDS encoding lactate racemase domain-containing protein; the encoded protein is MRLEFEYGHGTMQAELPDSTDIFIPGETVKDPAYIPEDKLKEAYLESMANPIGMPRLSELAHKGTTVTIIVPDRVKGGEQPTSHRKLSIAYILEELYGAGVEKKDILFIISNGLHPRSTEADAKALFGQKLYDEFWHTGQIISHDSEDQEHMVDLGVTDRGDPVYMNKFVYDSDLPILIGHVQGNPYGGYSGGYKHSATGITNWKSIASHHVPSVMHRKDFTPVNGGSLMRHKFDEISMHMEKKMGHPFFCCDAVLDTNSRQIAIFSGYAKEMMPLSWKVADKRTYVHWAEKKYDVLVFGMPQKFHYGDGMGTNPIMMMQALSAQVLRFKRVMSENCVILCSSLCNGFFHDERWPYLREMYELFQHDYMNTLPDMNRYGEYFATNKEYIRKYRFTNAFHPFHGFSMISCGHIAEMNTSAIYIVGAQEPGYARGMGLKTRATFEEALEDAKKKFVGQEPNILALPMTFKKASVHLCMKNPEEDCMDAYGHCHPCMG